The Solanum pennellii chromosome 4, SPENNV200 genomic interval ATCTCCATTACTCATCTTGAATTCAACTGACAACTGGggatttctattaattttcattaaaataaagtacattaaaagaaggaagaaacaaaattaacaatgaaaatttaaatacttcaacatgaataacataataattaaaaacacataagtaaaatattatgtaaaatattaacAGACTTCATTCCCCAGCTAAAAGATCAAACATTAGTTTCGATCTCCAAAGAAGTCATCAACTTCCATATGAGTAATATCACCAAGGCCATCAAAAACATCATCCTTTAAAGCCAAATTTGCTTCAACATCCTTATCATATTTCTGAGATGTTCCCGGCTTATCATCATCTTTAAGAGTCATATGTGACTCAGCTCGAGCATTGGAAGAGGAATAaccacttttatttcctttctttttaaaGGAATTTTGATAGAGCATTATAAAATGCTCATGTGTGCGACATTCATTCTTCCAATGGTCTTTCATGCCACAACGACGACAATTACTTTTTGAGGGGTTATTTTGAGAACTCATATTATTCTCCCTTTTATTATGACCACCACCTTGACGATTAGTGTATCGTCTTTTATCTTTGTCACGTCCCCGTACATTATTATAGCCCCTATGATCATCTCTTTTTACTTCAGATTGATCACGTGCTCCCACCACATTTGCCTCTGGTAATGGAGCAGCTCCAGTGGGACGagcttcatgatttttcattaaaagagcATTATGTTGCTCAGCCACCAAAAGACATGAGATTAGTTCAGAATATTTCTGAAAACCCTTTTCACGATATTGCTGCTGCAATATCACATTTGAGGCATGGAAAGTAGTAAGTGTCTTTTCCAACGTGTCCTCATCTTTTATAGTCTCCCCACATAATTTCAACTGGGAGGTTATCCTGAATACATCAGAGTTGTATTCAATTACGGTCTAAAAATCTTGAAACCGTAAATGCATCCACTCATAACGAGCTCTTGGCAACACTGTTGCCTTTAGATTGTCATATCTCCCCTTTAAATCAGTCCACAATTCAAGTGGATCTTTTACCGTTAGATATTCAATCTTCAGGCCCTCATCAAGATGATGACGAAGG includes:
- the LOC107016785 gene encoding uncharacterized protein LOC107016785; translation: MIFLRHHLDEGLKIEYLTVKDPLELWTDLKGRYDNLKATVLPRARYEWMHLRITSQLKLCGETIKDEDTLEKTLTTFHASNVILQQQYREKGFQKYSELISCLLVAEQHNALLMKNHEARPTGAAPLPEANVVGARDQSEVKRDDHRGYNNVRGRDKDKRRYTNRQGGGHNKRENNMSSQNNPSKSNCRRCGMKDHWKNECRTHEHFIMLYQNSFKKKGNKSGYSSSNARAESHMTLKDDDKPGTSQKYDKDVEANLALKDDVFDGLGDITHMEVDDFFGDRN